In the genome of Staphylococcus durrellii, one region contains:
- a CDS encoding L-threonylcarbamoyladenylate synthase produces the protein MDTKIWDFRNIDAHLPNNEEMQEIKTIYEEGGLIALPTETVYGLGGNAKDDKAVKAIYEAKGRPSDNPLIVHIHSMKQLDNFTENISAATLTLMRYFWPGPISFIVPLKAGYLCEHVSGGLASIAVRMPSHSVGRYILQQVDLPIAAPSANLSGRPSPTLFEHVYQDLNGRVDGIINGDQSEEGLESTVLDCTVFPFKIARPGSVTKQMIETIIPNSVEAYADFDSDKPIAPGMKYKHYAPDTPLTIIRNFNKVPTKLNDWNHTAFIVPENKKDLVPKAATFISLCADSEDLKEANHNLYSILHRLDNDANISQAYIYGFDDTEASHAYMNRLMKAANQQEKEGDEL, from the coding sequence TTGGATACAAAAATATGGGATTTTAGAAATATTGATGCACATTTACCTAATAATGAAGAAATGCAAGAAATAAAGACAATATATGAAGAGGGTGGATTAATAGCCCTGCCAACAGAAACTGTCTATGGCTTAGGTGGCAATGCTAAAGATGACAAAGCAGTTAAAGCTATCTATGAAGCCAAAGGAAGACCATCAGATAATCCTTTAATCGTACATATTCATAGTATGAAACAGTTAGATAATTTTACCGAAAATATTTCAGCAGCTACTTTAACGTTAATGCGTTATTTTTGGCCGGGGCCAATTTCTTTTATTGTACCTCTGAAGGCTGGCTATTTATGTGAACACGTATCCGGTGGATTGGCTTCTATTGCAGTAAGAATGCCCAGTCATTCAGTAGGGCGTTATATCTTACAGCAAGTGGATTTACCTATTGCAGCACCAAGTGCCAATTTAAGCGGTAGGCCATCTCCAACATTGTTTGAACATGTTTATCAAGATTTAAATGGACGTGTTGACGGCATTATAAATGGTGATCAAAGTGAGGAAGGACTAGAAAGCACTGTTTTAGACTGTACCGTGTTCCCTTTTAAAATTGCTAGACCGGGGTCAGTAACTAAACAAATGATTGAAACAATAATCCCTAATAGCGTAGAAGCGTATGCCGACTTCGATAGTGACAAACCGATAGCGCCAGGGATGAAATATAAGCACTATGCTCCAGACACACCACTTACAATCATTCGGAATTTTAATAAAGTGCCAACAAAATTGAACGATTGGAATCATACGGCTTTTATAGTGCCTGAAAACAAGAAAGATTTAGTACCTAAAGCGGCAACATTTATTTCACTTTGTGCTGATAGCGAAGATTTAAAAGAAGCTAATCACAATTTATATAGTATTTTACATCGACTTGATAATGATGCGAACATCAGCCAAGCTTATATATATGGTTTCGACGACACAGAAGCATCCCATGCTTATATGAATAGGTTAATGAAAGCAGCTAACCAACAAGAGAAAGAAGGAGATGAGTTATGA
- a CDS encoding low molecular weight protein arginine phosphatase has protein sequence MRIIFVCTGNTCRSPLAESIAKQEIEGCVIESRGIFAIDGYPISKNSQEILSAKHLPESSVSQSFTSDDLAADYIFTMSQTHKNSLFNQYGEQKNIYTLKEFVGEKGDISDPFGGNKNDYEAIFDELSALIVKLKQKLMKA, from the coding sequence ATGAGAATCATTTTTGTTTGTACAGGCAATACGTGTAGGAGTCCACTGGCAGAAAGTATAGCTAAACAAGAAATAGAAGGATGTGTCATTGAATCTAGAGGTATTTTTGCTATAGATGGTTATCCGATTTCTAAAAATAGCCAAGAGATTTTGTCAGCAAAACATTTGCCAGAAAGTAGTGTCTCCCAATCTTTTACAAGTGATGATTTAGCGGCTGACTATATTTTTACAATGTCGCAAACGCATAAAAATTCATTATTTAATCAATATGGGGAGCAGAAAAATATTTATACTTTAAAAGAATTTGTGGGAGAAAAAGGCGATATTTCTGACCCTTTTGGTGGGAATAAAAACGATTATGAAGCAATTTTTGATGAATTATCGGCATTAATAGTGAAGTTGAAACAAAAATTAATGAAAGCATAA
- a CDS encoding TIGR01440 family protein, with amino-acid sequence MEQDLALLLEELKNRNFFRPNELCIIGCSTSEIIGEKIGSVGSMDVAEKIYTQLKSIEQEIGVSFVYQGCEHINRAVTIDRSNFTPLTMEEVTVVPDVHAGGSMATYAYQQLDDPMVVEYISVPKGIDIGQTLIGMHINHVAIPERTDTKKVGEAFVTVASSRPKKIGGERAKYN; translated from the coding sequence ATGGAACAGGATTTAGCATTGTTACTTGAAGAATTGAAAAATCGCAATTTTTTCAGACCGAATGAACTATGTATCATAGGCTGTTCAACTTCTGAAATTATTGGTGAAAAAATAGGTTCTGTAGGTTCTATGGATGTTGCTGAAAAGATATACACGCAACTCAAGTCAATTGAGCAAGAAATAGGTGTGTCGTTTGTATATCAGGGATGTGAACATATTAATAGAGCTGTAACGATAGATCGGTCTAATTTTACCCCATTAACGATGGAAGAAGTTACAGTCGTTCCAGATGTTCATGCTGGTGGCAGTATGGCTACATATGCTTATCAACAATTAGATGATCCAATGGTAGTAGAATATATTTCTGTACCTAAAGGTATTGACATTGGCCAAACACTTATTGGCATGCATATTAACCATGTCGCTATACCAGAGCGAACTGATACAAAAAAAGTCGGTGAGGCTTTTGTGACTGTGGCATCTTCCAGACCTAAAAAAATTGGTGGCGAACGAGCGAAATACAATTAA
- a CDS encoding serine hydroxymethyltransferase encodes MSFIQKQDQEIYEVIQNEFNRQNNNIELIASENFVSEAVMEAQGSVLTNKYAEGYPNRRYYGGCEFVDVSESIAIDRAKKLFGAEHVNVQPHSGSQANMAVYLVALEYGDTVLGMNLSHGGHLTHGAPVNFSGQFYNFVDYGVDKDTEQIDYDEVLNIAKKHQPKLIVAGASAYSREIDFKRFKEIADEVGAKLMVDMAHIAGLVAVGLHQNPVEYADFVTTTTHKTLRGPRGGMILCKEEYKKDIDKKIFPGIQGGPLEHVVAAKAIAFGEALQDDFKAYQQQVIKNAQTLADTLTKEGFRVVSGGTDNHLVAVDVKSSIGITGKVAEETLDAIGITCNKNTIPFDQEKPFVTSGIRLGTPAATTRGFDEQAFKEVAQIMSLVLNNTEDEKALSEGKNRVKQLTAKYPLYN; translated from the coding sequence ATGTCATTTATCCAAAAGCAAGATCAAGAAATCTATGAAGTAATCCAAAACGAATTTAATCGTCAAAACAACAATATCGAACTTATTGCATCAGAAAACTTTGTCTCTGAAGCTGTTATGGAAGCGCAAGGTTCAGTGTTAACTAATAAATATGCTGAAGGTTATCCTAATAGAAGATATTATGGTGGTTGTGAGTTTGTAGATGTTTCTGAAAGTATTGCAATCGATCGTGCGAAAAAGCTATTTGGTGCTGAACATGTTAATGTTCAACCACACTCTGGTTCACAAGCAAATATGGCTGTTTATTTAGTTGCTTTAGAATATGGTGATACAGTACTTGGTATGAATTTAAGCCATGGCGGACATTTAACTCACGGAGCTCCTGTAAACTTTAGTGGACAATTTTATAATTTCGTTGATTACGGTGTCGATAAAGACACTGAACAAATTGATTATGACGAAGTTTTAAATATCGCTAAAAAGCATCAGCCAAAATTAATTGTTGCGGGTGCATCAGCATATTCGCGAGAAATTGATTTTAAACGCTTTAAAGAAATCGCTGACGAAGTAGGGGCTAAGTTAATGGTAGATATGGCTCATATCGCAGGCTTAGTAGCGGTTGGATTACATCAAAATCCAGTTGAATATGCAGATTTCGTTACGACAACGACACATAAAACTTTACGTGGCCCTCGTGGCGGTATGATTTTATGTAAAGAAGAATATAAAAAAGACATTGATAAAAAAATCTTCCCAGGTATTCAAGGTGGACCTTTAGAACACGTTGTAGCAGCTAAGGCAATCGCTTTTGGAGAAGCGTTACAAGATGATTTTAAAGCGTATCAGCAACAAGTTATTAAAAATGCACAAACACTTGCAGATACACTTACTAAAGAAGGTTTCCGTGTAGTTTCTGGAGGTACTGACAATCACTTAGTAGCAGTAGATGTAAAATCTTCTATTGGTATCACAGGTAAAGTTGCTGAAGAAACACTTGATGCTATCGGTATTACATGTAATAAAAACACAATTCCATTTGATCAAGAAAAACCATTTGTTACAAGTGGCATTAGACTAGGCACACCTGCTGCGACTACTCGTGGCTTTGATGAACAAGCATTTAAAGAAGTAGCTCAAATTATGAGCTTAGTGCTTAATAATACTGAAGACGAAAAAGCATTATCAGAAGGTAAAAATCGAGTAAAACAATTGACAGCAAAATATCCTTTATATAATTAA
- the upp gene encoding uracil phosphoribosyltransferase, producing the protein MGKVHVFDHPLIQHKLSYIRDVHTGTKEFRELVDEVGMLMAYEVTRDLELQDVKIETPVTEMIAKRLTGKKLAFIPILRAGLGMTQGILNLVPAARIGHIGLYRDPKTLEAVEYFAKLPQDIEEREIVVVDPMLATGSSAIEAINSLKKRGAKHIRFMCLIAAPEGVEKMKAAHEDVDIYIAALDEKLDDHAYIIPGLGDAGDRLFGTK; encoded by the coding sequence ATGGGCAAGGTACATGTTTTTGACCATCCATTAATCCAACACAAATTAAGTTACATTAGAGATGTACACACTGGTACGAAAGAATTCAGAGAACTTGTAGACGAAGTAGGTATGTTAATGGCATATGAAGTTACAAGAGATTTAGAATTACAAGATGTTAAAATAGAAACACCTGTTACTGAAATGATTGCGAAACGTTTAACAGGTAAAAAATTAGCATTCATACCGATTTTAAGAGCAGGTTTAGGAATGACACAAGGTATTTTAAACCTTGTACCAGCTGCCAGAATTGGTCATATCGGCTTGTATAGAGATCCTAAAACACTAGAAGCTGTGGAATACTTTGCTAAATTACCTCAAGATATTGAAGAAAGAGAAATCGTTGTAGTTGACCCAATGTTAGCTACTGGTTCTTCAGCAATTGAAGCAATTAATTCTCTTAAGAAAAGAGGAGCAAAACACATCCGTTTTATGTGCTTAATCGCAGCGCCAGAAGGTGTAGAAAAAATGAAAGCGGCTCATGAAGACGTTGATATTTATATCGCAGCATTAGATGAAAAATTAGATGACCATGCATATATCATCCCAGGTCTAGGCGACGCTGGTGACCGTTTATTTGGCACAAAATAG
- the wecB gene encoding non-hydrolyzing UDP-N-acetylglucosamine 2-epimerase yields MKKIMTVFGTRPEAVKMAPLVQTLKETEQLQPVVVVSAQHREMLDGVLETFHIKPDYDLDIMQQGQTLSEITSRVLMKLESVIKKVQPDMILVHGDTMTTFAGSLAALYNQIPIGHVEAGLRTWNKYAPFPEEMNRQMVGVMADLNFAPTNNAARNLINENKDESSIVVTGNTAIDAMDTTIEVDYDSEIIQKHKDKRVILLTAHRRENIGEPMEHIFKAVKNVVDQYEDVVVVYPMHKNPKVRSIAQQYLGNHERIELIEPLGVIDFHNFANNAYLILTDSGGVQEEAPSLGKPVLVLRDTTERPEGVEAGTLKIVGTQEEHIFNATVQLLDDESYYKQMSHARNPYGDGQASKRICDNIKYYFGLTNKKPEPFI; encoded by the coding sequence ATGAAAAAAATCATGACTGTTTTTGGTACTAGGCCAGAAGCAGTAAAAATGGCACCACTAGTACAGACTTTAAAAGAAACTGAGCAGTTACAACCCGTAGTTGTAGTTTCCGCACAACATCGTGAAATGTTAGATGGAGTGCTTGAAACTTTTCATATAAAACCTGATTATGACTTAGATATTATGCAGCAAGGACAAACTTTGTCGGAAATCACATCAAGGGTGTTAATGAAATTAGAAAGTGTCATTAAAAAAGTACAACCAGATATGATTCTTGTTCACGGTGACACTATGACTACTTTTGCGGGGAGTTTAGCTGCATTGTATAATCAAATTCCAATCGGTCATGTAGAAGCAGGACTAAGAACGTGGAATAAATATGCACCTTTCCCTGAAGAGATGAATAGGCAAATGGTAGGAGTAATGGCAGACTTGAACTTTGCTCCTACCAATAATGCTGCCCGTAATTTAATTAATGAAAACAAAGATGAATCATCAATAGTCGTTACTGGTAACACTGCGATTGATGCAATGGATACGACGATTGAAGTTGATTACGACTCGGAAATTATCCAAAAACATAAAGACAAGCGTGTCATTTTATTAACTGCACATAGAAGAGAAAACATAGGCGAACCTATGGAGCATATCTTTAAAGCGGTCAAAAATGTCGTAGATCAATACGAAGACGTTGTTGTTGTTTATCCAATGCATAAAAATCCTAAGGTGCGATCAATTGCACAACAGTATTTAGGTAATCATGAACGTATTGAATTAATCGAACCACTTGGTGTCATAGATTTTCATAATTTTGCTAATAACGCGTATTTAATTTTAACAGATTCAGGTGGTGTTCAAGAAGAAGCGCCCTCATTAGGTAAACCAGTGTTAGTGTTACGTGATACAACCGAAAGACCTGAAGGCGTTGAAGCTGGTACTTTAAAAATCGTGGGTACTCAGGAAGAACACATTTTTAATGCTACTGTACAGTTGCTAGATGATGAGAGTTATTATAAGCAAATGAGTCATGCCCGTAATCCGTATGGTGACGGTCAAGCTTCAAAAAGAATATGTGACAATATAAAATATTATTTTGGTTTAACAAATAAGAAGCCTGAACCATTTATATAA
- a CDS encoding ATP synthase subunit I yields MKRFHIIFNQYIKYYIYALIVLVIVFFFTNSPFILGLIIGTAGSLINTFSFEYYLSKAKKSETIHISTGNIWRYLTAILACVLWACYKDNINIFGVIVGLLVSYVLVIFKPLIHKKKV; encoded by the coding sequence TTGAAACGTTTTCACATCATCTTCAATCAATACATTAAATATTATATATATGCACTTATTGTATTGGTTATTGTGTTTTTTTTCACAAATTCACCATTTATATTAGGACTTATAATAGGGACAGCAGGATCGCTAATAAATACTTTTTCTTTCGAATATTATTTGTCAAAGGCTAAAAAGAGTGAAACTATACATATATCTACGGGCAATATTTGGAGATATTTAACGGCGATTTTAGCATGTGTATTATGGGCTTGTTATAAAGATAATATTAATATTTTTGGTGTGATTGTTGGTTTGTTAGTTTCTTATGTTTTAGTTATTTTCAAACCGTTAATTCATAAGAAGAAAGTTTAA
- the atpB gene encoding F0F1 ATP synthase subunit A: MQHKQPLVSWKVFGLDIVFNLSSIMMLIITAVIVFVVAIICTRNLQKRPTGKQNFIEWVFDFVRGIISSNMSWSKGGQFHFLAVTLILFIFVSNMLGLPFSVVSGHTLWWKSPTADATVTLTLSTLIILLTHYYGIKMRGTKSYFGNYTKPIFLLPINVFEEFTSTLTLGLRLYGNIYAGELLLTLLSGLVINHLAWGWIIGLPGLVVWQAFSIFIGSIQAYIFIMLSMVYMSHKVQSDH, encoded by the coding sequence ATGCAACACAAGCAACCTCTTGTCAGTTGGAAAGTGTTTGGTTTAGACATCGTGTTTAATTTATCATCCATAATGATGTTGATTATTACAGCGGTTATTGTATTTGTAGTAGCTATTATTTGTACGCGTAATCTTCAAAAACGACCAACAGGCAAGCAAAACTTCATAGAGTGGGTTTTTGACTTTGTTAGAGGTATTATATCGAGCAATATGTCTTGGTCGAAAGGTGGGCAATTCCACTTCCTAGCGGTTACATTGATATTATTTATTTTTGTCAGTAACATGCTCGGACTCCCATTTTCCGTTGTATCTGGACATACGTTGTGGTGGAAATCACCTACTGCAGATGCAACAGTTACTCTAACACTTTCGACACTCATAATATTGTTGACGCATTATTATGGCATTAAAATGAGAGGCACCAAGAGCTATTTCGGCAATTATACAAAGCCAATATTCTTATTACCGATTAACGTGTTCGAAGAGTTTACTTCAACGTTAACGTTAGGTCTACGTTTGTACGGTAATATTTATGCAGGTGAGTTATTACTTACTTTACTTTCAGGGTTAGTAATAAACCATTTGGCATGGGGTTGGATTATTGGCTTACCAGGATTAGTTGTTTGGCAAGCATTCTCAATCTTTATTGGTTCTATCCAAGCATATATCTTTATTATGCTATCAATGGTTTATATGTCACATAAAGTACAAAGTGACCATTAA
- the atpE gene encoding F0F1 ATP synthase subunit C, whose product MNLIAAAIAIGLSALGAGIGNGLIVSRTVEGVARQPEARGQLMSIMFIGIGLVEALPILGLVISFIVMFM is encoded by the coding sequence ATGAATTTAATCGCAGCAGCAATCGCAATTGGTTTATCAGCATTAGGCGCAGGTATCGGTAATGGTCTTATCGTTTCAAGAACAGTAGAAGGTGTAGCACGTCAACCAGAAGCTCGTGGACAATTAATGTCAATTATGTTTATCGGTATCGGCTTAGTTGAAGCGTTACCTATCCTTGGTCTTGTAATTTCATTCATTGTAATGTTCATGTAA
- a CDS encoding F0F1 ATP synthase subunit B, with protein sequence MTATTNTFVLGAAEAHGVQWGTIFVTILTFLVLLALLKKYAWGPLKEVMDKRERDINKDIDDAEQAKLNAQKLEEQNKQTLKETQEEVQRMIEEAKVQARQQHEEIIHEANVRANGMIETAQNEINSEKERAIADINNQVSDLSVLIASKVLQKEISEQDQKSLVEKYIKEAGDK encoded by the coding sequence GTGACTGCTACGACAAATACGTTCGTACTTGGTGCAGCTGAAGCACATGGCGTTCAATGGGGAACTATTTTTGTTACTATATTAACATTTCTTGTTTTATTAGCATTATTAAAGAAATACGCATGGGGCCCATTAAAAGAAGTTATGGACAAACGTGAACGTGACATTAATAAAGACATTGATGACGCTGAACAAGCTAAGTTAAATGCACAAAAGTTAGAAGAACAAAATAAACAAACGTTAAAAGAAACTCAAGAAGAGGTTCAAAGAATGATAGAAGAAGCAAAAGTTCAAGCACGTCAACAACATGAAGAAATTATTCATGAAGCTAACGTACGTGCTAATGGTATGATCGAAACGGCGCAAAATGAAATTAATAGTGAAAAAGAACGCGCTATTGCGGATATTAATAATCAAGTGTCGGATTTATCTGTTCTTATTGCTTCTAAAGTATTACAAAAAGAAATCAGCGAACAAGACCAAAAATCATTGGTTGAAAAGTACATTAAAGAGGCAGGGGATAAATAA
- a CDS encoding F0F1 ATP synthase subunit delta translates to MAKVAMKYAEALFGTSLDANNLDVVYEQFSEVENAVSSEIQVLKELDLDPKKNKEQRVHFAEKVFASANDYLLNMLKVLASNRHLGMVSEVYSSFNHLYNKHNNRDYAVIESVYALSNEELDEIGKKIIQQTKLSKVLLKNEINEQLIGGIRVKVGTKVMDASIQNDLAQLEKNFKKVH, encoded by the coding sequence ATGGCGAAAGTAGCAATGAAATATGCTGAAGCTTTATTTGGCACCTCTCTTGATGCTAATAATTTGGATGTGGTTTATGAACAGTTTTCTGAGGTTGAAAATGCGGTTTCATCTGAAATCCAAGTTTTAAAAGAGTTAGATCTTGACCCTAAGAAAAATAAAGAACAACGCGTTCATTTTGCTGAAAAGGTATTTGCGAGTGCAAATGACTACTTATTGAATATGTTAAAAGTACTTGCTTCTAATAGACATCTTGGAATGGTTAGTGAAGTATATAGTTCATTTAACCATCTATATAATAAACACAATAACCGAGATTACGCAGTTATAGAATCAGTATATGCTTTATCAAATGAAGAATTAGATGAAATCGGAAAGAAAATAATACAGCAAACAAAATTATCTAAAGTATTGCTTAAAAACGAAATCAACGAGCAATTAATCGGTGGTATACGTGTGAAAGTAGGGACTAAGGTAATGGATGCGAGTATTCAGAACGATTTAGCTCAATTAGAGAAAAATTTTAAAAAAGTGCATTAA
- the atpA gene encoding F0F1 ATP synthase subunit alpha codes for MAIKAEEISALLRSQIENYESEMSVTDVGTVLQIGDGIALIHGLNDVMAGELIEFNTGVLGLAQNLEESNVGVVILGPYDDIKEGDEVKRTGRIMEVPVGDELIGRVVNPLGQPIDGQGPIHTTKTRPVEKKATGVMDRKSVDQPLQTGIKAIDALVPIGKGQRELIIGDRQTGKTTVALDTILNQHDQDTICIYVAIGQKDSTVRANVEKLRQEGALDYTIVVSASAADPAPLLYIAPYAGVTIGEEFMFDGKDVLIVYDDLTKQASAYRELSLLLRRPPGREAYPGDVFYLHSRLLERAAKLNDELGGGSITALPIIETQAGDISAYVPTNVISITDGQIFLQSDLFFSGVRPAINAGQSVSRVGGSAQIKAMKKVAGTLRLDLASFRELESFAQFGSDLDEYTAQKLERGKRTVEVLKQDKNKPLPVENQVLIIFALTKGHLDDIPVEDITRFESELNIWAKSNATELLEEIRTTGGLPDSDKFETTINEFKRSFSKSE; via the coding sequence ATGGCCATTAAAGCTGAAGAGATCAGTGCATTACTACGCTCACAAATTGAAAATTATGAGTCGGAAATGTCTGTAACTGATGTTGGTACAGTCTTACAAATTGGTGACGGCATTGCTTTAATTCATGGTTTAAACGATGTAATGGCTGGAGAGCTCATAGAATTTAATACCGGCGTATTGGGCTTAGCTCAAAACTTAGAAGAATCAAACGTTGGTGTTGTTATTTTAGGACCATATGACGATATTAAAGAAGGCGACGAAGTAAAACGCACCGGTCGTATTATGGAAGTCCCAGTGGGTGACGAATTAATAGGTAGAGTAGTTAACCCATTAGGACAACCTATCGATGGACAAGGTCCAATCCATACTACTAAAACAAGACCCGTAGAGAAAAAAGCTACTGGTGTAATGGATCGTAAATCAGTAGACCAACCGTTACAAACAGGTATAAAAGCTATTGATGCATTAGTACCAATCGGTAAAGGGCAACGTGAGTTAATTATTGGTGACCGTCAAACTGGTAAAACGACAGTGGCATTAGATACGATTTTAAATCAACATGACCAAGACACTATTTGTATTTATGTAGCTATTGGACAAAAAGATTCAACTGTTCGTGCTAATGTTGAAAAACTGCGTCAAGAAGGTGCTCTAGATTATACAATCGTTGTATCTGCGTCTGCTGCAGATCCGGCTCCATTACTATACATTGCTCCATATGCTGGTGTAACGATTGGCGAAGAGTTTATGTTTGATGGAAAAGATGTATTAATTGTTTATGATGACTTAACTAAACAAGCATCTGCTTACCGAGAATTATCACTATTATTACGTAGACCACCAGGTCGTGAAGCATACCCAGGTGACGTGTTCTACTTACATAGTAGATTGTTAGAAAGAGCAGCCAAATTAAATGACGAATTAGGTGGTGGTTCAATTACGGCGCTACCAATTATTGAAACTCAAGCAGGAGATATTTCTGCGTACGTACCTACTAACGTTATTTCTATTACTGATGGACAAATCTTCTTACAATCAGATTTATTCTTCTCTGGTGTAAGACCTGCTATTAACGCGGGACAATCAGTATCACGTGTAGGTGGTTCGGCGCAAATTAAAGCTATGAAAAAAGTAGCAGGTACTTTACGTTTAGATTTAGCATCTTTCCGTGAGTTAGAATCATTCGCACAATTTGGTTCAGATTTAGACGAATATACTGCACAAAAGCTTGAACGTGGTAAACGTACTGTAGAAGTGTTAAAACAAGACAAAAACAAACCACTACCTGTAGAAAATCAAGTATTAATTATTTTTGCTTTAACTAAAGGTCACTTAGATGATATTCCAGTTGAAGATATTACACGTTTCGAAAGTGAATTAAACATTTGGGCAAAATCAAATGCAACAGAATTACTTGAAGAAATTAGAACAACTGGTGGATTACCTGATTCAGATAAATTTGAAACAACAATTAATGAATTCAAAAGAAGCTTTAGTAAATCAGAATAA
- the atpG gene encoding ATP synthase F1 subunit gamma, whose product MGSLKEIDTRIKSTKKMKQITKAMNMVSSSKLRRAEDNTKLFRPYMDKMQDAITAVAGANQHSNHPMLQQREIKRRGYLVITSDKGLAGAYNANVLKSLIKDMDSHHKDNDDYSLMVLGQTGVDFLTNKGYRIDDSLTEVPDQPSFKSVQAIAEKAIDLYSDEDIDELTIYFSHFVNVLENKPSKKTVLPLSPEDSSLGHGQMSSYEFEPDKESILSVILPQYVESLIYGTILDAKASEHAARMTAMKNASDNASDLIDDLSLEYNRARQAEITQQITEIVGGSAALE is encoded by the coding sequence ATGGGATCTCTTAAAGAAATTGATACACGTATAAAATCCACGAAAAAGATGAAACAAATTACCAAAGCGATGAACATGGTATCAAGTTCTAAGTTACGTCGTGCGGAAGATAATACAAAATTATTTAGACCATACATGGATAAAATGCAAGATGCAATTACTGCAGTAGCAGGTGCAAATCAACATTCAAACCATCCAATGCTACAACAACGTGAAATTAAAAGACGTGGTTACTTAGTCATTACCAGTGACAAAGGTTTAGCAGGGGCATACAATGCCAATGTATTGAAAAGTCTAATTAAAGATATGGATTCACATCATAAAGATAATGATGATTATTCATTAATGGTATTAGGTCAAACTGGCGTAGATTTTTTAACTAATAAAGGATATCGCATTGATGACTCTTTAACGGAAGTGCCAGATCAACCTTCTTTCAAAAGCGTTCAAGCCATTGCTGAAAAGGCGATTGATTTATATAGTGATGAGGATATCGATGAATTAACGATTTATTTCAGCCATTTTGTCAATGTTTTAGAAAATAAACCTTCGAAGAAAACGGTACTTCCATTATCTCCAGAAGATTCAAGTCTTGGACATGGTCAAATGTCTTCTTATGAATTTGAACCTGACAAAGAATCAATATTGAGCGTAATTTTACCTCAATACGTGGAAAGCTTAATATACGGAACAATCTTAGATGCAAAAGCAAGTGAACATGCAGCACGTATGACTGCAATGAAAAATGCGTCAGATAATGCATCAGATCTTATTGATGATTTATCATTAGAATACAATAGAGCGAGACAAGCAGAAATCACCCAACAAATTACTGAAATTGTCGGTGGTTCAGCTGCACTTGAATAG